The genome window AATTCAACGACTATGAAGACCCAATGAAAGTGATTCATACAAAAGTTGAAGGGTTAACACAATATACTTCACTATTATTCATTCCGAAAAAAGCCCCATTTGATTTATACAGTGATAAATATGAAAAAGGATTACAACTCTATTCTAAAGGCGTATTTATCATGGATAAAAATAAAGATTTACTGCCAGACTATTTCCGTTTTGTGAAAGGATTAGTTGACTCTGCGGATCTCAATTTAAACATTTCGCGTGAAACTTTACAACAAGATCGACTGGTAAAAACCATTGCGAAAAGTGTTGAAACAAAAATTAAAACAGAACTTGAACGCATGATGAAAAATGAGCGTGAGACATACAATGATTTATATGATATTTACGGAGTGAACTTTAAATATGGTGTCTATGATGGATTCGGTATGAATAAAGAAAAACTTCAAGATTTAATCATGTTTAAAACAACTAAGCGTGATGACTATGTTTCATTAAAAGAATACGTCAACAACATGAAAGATGACCAAAAATACATCTACTACGCATCAGGTAAAAATAAAGAAAGCATTTTATCATTACCACAAATGGACTTAATCAAAGAAAAAGATTATGAAGTCTTATTGTTCACAGATGATATTGATCAGTTTATGGTCAATGTGATGCAAAGTTATGATGATAAAGAGTTTAAATCAATTAATCAAGGTGACCTTGATTTAATGGATAAAAAAGAGGAGAAGAAGCTTAAAAAGTTAAACAAAGAGAAAGAGGAATTCTTAAAAGCAATCTCTGAATCCCTCGGTGGAAACGTTAAAGAAGTTGTCTTATCAAAACGTTTAAAAGACAGTCCCGTCTGTTTAGTAAGTGGTGAAGGTATCTCTATGGAAATGGAAAAAGTCCTTAAGAACTTACCAAACAATAACGATGCTAAAGCAACACAAATCTTAGAAATCAATCCGAACCATGAACTCTTTAGCACATTAGAAAAAGTGTATGAATCAAATCCAGATAGTATGAACAAATATGCGAAGATCTTATATAATCAAGCCTTATTAATTGAAGGTATGCCACTCGATAATCCTGTTGAGTTTTCTAACTTAATGGTTGACTTGATGGTTGAAGCTAACAAGAAAGCATAATTAAAAAACCAGAATTCAAACCGATGATGATTTGAATTCTGGTTTTATATTTGCGCATCTTCTATGATAATTTTAATGTTTCCATCTTGTATACATTTAATAGCGATATCAACTAACTTTGGATTGAACTGCGTATCCTTGTACAGTTGCAGTTCGGCAATAATTTCCTCGTGCGTTTTACGTCTTGAATAAGGTCGTTTTGTTGACATTGCACTAATCGCATCAGCAATACAAAGAATTTGTGATCCAACAGGAATCTCGCCTTGTTTTAAGCCATCGGGATAACCATTTCCGTTATACCATTCATGATGATGTTTGACTAAGTTAGCGATAGGGGTTAAATCTTTTGATTTCACCAAGATATTATATCCAAATACAGGATGTTGCTTGATCGCTTCATATTCTTCTTTTGTTAAAGGGTCTTTTTTATTTACAATCTGGAAGCCAACACCAATTTTGCCAATATCATGAACAATACCTGCCCAGTAAATATTTGTTTGTTCTTCTTGTGATAAGTTTAAGTATTTTGCGATATGTAAGGCAATATCAGCAACCTGTTCACTATGACTACCAGTATACTGATCAAAGAGTTCAAGGGTTCTAATCAAACTTAGAACAATGTCATCCTTTAAACTATTTGTCCGGTGATTAAGCGCTGAAACATTGTACACTAAGTTGACCATCTGTTGGAACAATTGAATATTTTTAATCTCTTGATTGTTAACATAATAATCACTGGTTTTATAGGTTAAAAAGATTAATGCCCCAAAACGGTCTTCACCAGTACGAATAGGAATCCGTATATCTAGTGAAACGTTATCTAAAAACTTTTCTAAATATTTGTAGTTACCTTTATAAATAAAGCGGTAGTTTTCTTGAGGTTTCTGATACACGATAGGCTCATCGGTCTGCCAGTTAAATAAGTTGCTCAGGACAGGAAATTCTTTAAACATGGCGATATTGATTCCTTTTGCGTCTATAAAGCGTGTCACATTCCCTGATTTATGGGCAAGTAATACCGCATCAAACCGATCAAATAGCCTTGTCGCAATCGAAAATACTTGATCAAGATATTCAACTTTATTCTTTGAATTATCTTGATCAATCCATTCTGTTAACTGCATTAAGCCTATGGTTGATGTGAACATGTCTTTGAGTTTTGTATTGGCTTGATTAATCCGTTCTTTTTGTGAATGAATCGTATGCACGTATTTTTTTGTAATGATAAATAAAATACAACTAATAAATAAAATTAAATCAATACCAATTAAATCAAAATGAATCTCAGTATCAATAACAATATCATAAAATGCCATTCGTGAGACTAATATGAAACTTGCATTCATAGCGATTAGAACCTTGAAGTTGAATAAATAAGCGCTTATGGAAAATAAAACGATGATGATGACAGTAAAGAAATTATCTGTAAGATAATGGTTAACTGTACTAAATAATAACAATAAGGTTGCCAAATAAAACATACTAAATATAACAGCGACTAAATGTCTTTTTAACGTTAATCGAATCGGATATACATGCATTAATAATATTGGTAATGTAATCGATACAATCGATACAGTCATAGCGGGTAAGAGTTTAATCACATATCCTTGAAAGGATAAATTACCATACAAATTTAAGTAAAGCGTTCCTAAAAGAACACTCCCAACAAACGCAGATATGAAGGCAACAACTGTAAAAACAATATAACTGTATAAATTTTCTGTTCGATCAAAGTATTTCTTGTTAAAATTTTGTTTTATTAATATACCAAGACTAAGGTAAATAATAACTGTTAAAGAGGCGTAAATGACCGCAGGGAGTAATGTAACCCCAGTCAATCCATAATAGATTAATGTCCCAGATAATAAGCCCCCGATAATCCCATAGATTCCGCGATATTTAGTAATATAAATACTCGCCATAATCATTGGTAATGTAAAAAAGAATGATAAATGATTTTCTGGGGAGGTTAGAACAGTCAGTTCGATGAGTCTTACCACAAGTAAAATACTTGCGATAACTACATTAAATAACCATTTAGGAATTGATTTCATCTTTCAGACCTCCTTATATTATTCTTATTATACAGCCTTTTGTTGTTTTGTACAAGATTTCATTATTAAGAGGAAATAATAATAAATTCAATAATAAAAATTAATTTCTTATAGACGTTATATCTTGTCGGTCTCTATGGTATAATAGACTGACTACTTAAAGAAGGTGAAACCATGTTAAAACTGAAAAATGTTAGCAAGTATTACCATAGTAACGATACGGTTGCGATGGGATTAAGAAAAGTGACTGTGGATTTTGAATTGGGAGAATTCGTCGCAGTAACAGGGGAAAGTGGCAGTGGGAAATCAACACTACTGAATGTCATTAGTGGTCTTGATACCTATGAAGATGGGGAATTATATGTTAATGAGGAAGAAACGAGTTACTATAATGTCGCTGATTGGGAAAATTACAGGCGACAATATATTGGCTTTGTTTTTCAAGAATATAATATTATTGATTCCTATAGTGTGTATGAAAATGTTATGATTGCTTTAACCATTCAAGGATATGATAAAGATCAACGCTCTGATCGCGCAAAAGAATTAATCGATCGCGTTGGACTTACTTCCCATATCCATCATAAAGCGTCTAAATTATCTGGTGGACAAAAACAAAGAGCGGTTATTGCTAGAGCACTTGCTAAGGATTGTCCAATCATCGTCGCAGATGAACCAACCGGCAATCTTGATTCAACATCAAGTGACACCATTATCAAGTTGTTAAAAGAAATATCCAAAGACAAGTTGGTCATTGTTGTGACGCATAATTATGACGAAGTTGCTGATTATGCGACACGTAAAATTAGACTGTTTGACGGTGAAATTGTTGAGGATAAACAAATTAAATCCTATGATCCTGTCGATGACCCACAAGATATAGTGGATTATAAGATGACTCGGTTGAATAGTTTATGGATTGCGACCAAGAACCTTTTAAGAACACCAAAACGTACCACATTTACCTTAGTTGTGGGGTTATTTATTGCCCTCATCTTTATGTTTAGTTTTGGGTCTTTTGTTCAGAACACCACGCAAACGACAAACTATTATGGTGGGGGTTATTTTAACAATATCAGTGAAAATAGAATCATTGTCACCAAATTTGATGCGTCTATGTTTAGTGCGAATGAAATAAATGAGATTCATGCGTTGAAACGGGTTCGAGATGTTGTCAATCATGATGTACTATTAGATATGCAAGTATTCTCATTCAACCAACATGCCAATCAAGATTGGGTTGAAACGCGAGAATTTTATGTAAACCCTGCGACAGCTCTTTCTATTAGTGACCTAGCAGACGGTAGACTACCGAATAACTATAATGAAATAGTCATCAGTGAATCAACAGAGTATATGGTTGGAGATACGATTGATATTGCGTATCGATATATGTATGAAACCTATAATGAAGACACTGGTGAAGTAGAAAGACAAATGCCAGAAACGGACACGTTTACAATTGTTGGTATGACAAATCAACGGTCACGAAGATGGCAAGAAAATCTTTACTTCCATAATAGCTTTTTACAAGATGATGATATTATCAAACACGCGTATGTCAGTAATACTTTTGGCAAGCAATATATAGAACTCAGTATCCAAGCAACTAACACCACAGCTGATCAGGAAAGTAATACCCAACTATGGGGTAATTACCAAGTGGATGATAGTTTACCAGACAATACATTGTTAGTGCATCAAGAGTTTATAAACATGTTTGCTGATCAATTTGGGTATGATGTTGAAGCAACACCAAGTTGGTTAGATAACATCGCGTTTCAGTTAGTAACAGAATCAAGTTTTGAAGACAATACAATTGACATTACCCTTCAAGCTGGTGCGGACGTCAATAAAGAATCTAATATTATATATTTAAGTGACAACTTATTTGATCAAATTGTTCCAGATGATTACTATCAAATTAGTGTCATTGTAGACAATGGGTATGATGCGAGTATTGTTATGACGGCATTAGAAGATGATGGATTCAATACGATTTATCCAGCCGATGTCACAGACATGTATGGCCAAGTGATCCAGTTAATCCAGACAATTTATTTTGGCTTTTTAATGGCACTGTTGATGTTAGTCATCTACTTTATTAGCTATATTGTCTTAAGAAATGTTCAAAATGCAAAGAAAAAAGACTATTTAGTCTTCAGAAGTATCGGTGCGAGTAAAAAAGCATTAAACCGGGTGACCATTTATGAATTGATGATTACAATGGTTGTTGCCTTTATTATTACGTTAGGGTTCTTTATTATCAATCAATATATCAACACATTTATACCAAATTACTTAGGCTATTTTACATGGACAACCTACGTTGCGATTGGCTTTATATTGTTACTACTCGCTTGGCTACTAGGGAATCGATTTAATAAGAAAATCTTTAGTCGATCTGTTATTACATCATTGAAACAGGAATAGAGGGATCATCATGATAAAATTAAATCATTTACACAAATATTACAATAAAAATAAACAGAACGAAATCCATGTTATAAACGATGTTGATATAACATTACCAAACAAAGGGCTTGTCATGTTAGTCGGTCCAAGTGGGAGCGGTAAAACAACACTCTTAAATGTTTTAGGTGGATTAGATAAAGTTCAAACTGGCAGTATTCAATTTGGCGATACCACCATCGAAAAATATAAGACAACGACATGGGATATTATCCGCAATCGCGAAGTTGGCTATATTTTTCAAAACTACAATTTGTTAAAAAATTTAACAGTATACGATAATATTGCGTTAACACTAAATATGATTGGGATTTACGATACTGATGAAATCGATAAACGGATTGATTATATTCTCAACTCGATGGGGATGATTAACTACCGAAAACGTAAAGCATCACAACTGTCAGGCGGCCAGCAACAACGGGTGGCAATCGCGCGTGCCCTCGCTAAAAATCCAAGCGTAATTATTGCCGATGAACCAACAGGAAACTTAGATAGTAAAAACACCCAAGACATCATGAATATTATTAAAAGTATTTCATTTAATAAATTGGTGGTGTTAGTTACCCATGAAGAAGCACTTGCAAGTCAGTATGCGGATCGTATTATTCGCTTAAAAGATGGACAAATAGTGAGTGACGATACTCATCGCGCAACCGGTGCTCACGCGATCAAGCATGACACCGATATCTATTTAAAAGACTTACATCAAACCCATCATCTCAGTAATGATAACTTAACGGTGACAACCTATACCGACGAAACACTAGAAGATACGCTTAAAGTCCGGTTAATCGCAAAGAACGAAACCCTTTATATTGATGTCTCAAGTCAAATCTATGACAAACTAAACCTAATTGATAAAGACAGTGAAGTGCGTATCTTTAACGAACATTTCATGGCAGATGAAACGAATATGTTTGATGAAGATGCCTTTGATTTAGAAAGTATTATAACACCAAAAGAAGATACCGTTAAACATAGTGTTATTTCATTTAAAGACAGTATAAAAATGGCTTTTAAACGGTTAAAAGATACCAGCCGTATTGGTAAGTTGTTCTATGTAGGGTTTGCCTTAGGCGCAGTCTTGATTGCACTTGCGGTGGGAATGTTAAGTGGCATCTTTAGAGTAGAGCCAACCGATTTCGTATCACATCCTGTCGAAACAGTCACATTCCCAATTGGCGATAATACCTATGAAGATATCCAAGAGATTGCCAATGGGGATGATGTGAACTATATTATGGGACCACTCAACATCCAAATGGAAATTCTCTTACCACAACTGTATCAAGGAAGAGATCTCACACAAGGCGTTAACGCTCAAGTTGTATACAGTGACTATTTAGATCAAGACAAAATCATCAAAGGGCGCACGGTTGAAACGTATGATGAGTTTGTGATGAACGCCTCAGTAGCGAATAATTTAATTAACGGCTCGCAACTGAATTACTTAGGAATTACAGAACTGAACGACTTAATGAATTTACAGTTTCGGCTTAATCAAGGGAATAGCAGTTATCTTATGACCCTTGTTGGGATCATCGATGATGATAACCCAGTCATTTATATGAAAGAAGATACCGTGCTCCTATCAAACAAAAATGTCGGAACCTATGAGATGTTTAAAGATGAAATCACAGTTACAGGGAATGAGTTAACGAAAAATAGTGTTTACTTGACAGAAAAACTGAATCCAACGATTGGCGATACGTTCAGTATAGGCAGTGAAGACTATACAATCGCAGGCGAATTCTCAGGTGATGTGTCTGTGATTGCGATAGCATCAAAAGCGAGTCTCACAGAAACCATCTTCATTGATGGACACAACAATGCTTATTCAACTGTCTACCTCCATTCAAATAATGTTGATGAGACAATCGACCGATTACAAGACCTAGGAATTGAGGCAACCTCTACTTATGAAATAGAATTAGAGCGATACCGTGCCAGACGCTGGGATGACTCACTCGCCACGATTATTTTTACGATCGTTGTGTTATCAGCAAGTGCGATTAGTTACTACTTTATTATCCGTTCAAGCTTAATGTCACGAATTTATGAAATGAGTGTTTACCGTGCATTAGGGGTTTCTAAAGGAGATATTCGCAAGATATTTGTCACAGAAATAGCCGTGATTACGACCATCACATCACTGATAGGGTATCTCGGGATGACCTTTATTCTTTACCGGATTCAAATCTTGAGTGAAGACTATATGAGCTTAATTTATATTTCACCACTAAGCATTTTAGCCGGGATTCTTTTAATCTACTTAGTCAACACCTTAAGTGGCTTAATTCCTGTCAGTAACTTATTACGAAGAACACCTGCTGAAATCTTAAGTAAATACGATTTTTAATCACAAGATGCACACCCTTAGGTGTGCATTTTTTTATATCAAAAGATTGGCAAATGTGCTATAATAGGCTTAGGTGATACGCATGGTTGAACACATTTATATTAAAAACTATAAAGCATTTAAAAAAGAGAATATACCGCTTGAAAAACATACATTACTTGTTGGAACCAACAACTCTGGAAAGACAACGGTCTTAGAAGCACTCGATCTCTTTTTTAATCATAGGATGCGCCATGATTTCATTATTGATCGCACTTCACCTGTGATTATTGAATTACAAGTCGCAGGTAAACGGTACCGGAAAGCGTATAGTCCACCGTATTTTGATTTAGACTATAAACAGTGTATTGGTGACTTATATGATATCAATGATTATGCCTTTTTATATATCCCTAAACATATTCATATTGCTAGATTACTAAATGATATCTTAACGGTCAATATGACTAGCCAACTGAATAAAGATATCCAACGTAAAATCTTTAAAGTCGCGGATTATATTGATGGCGTGCCAGGGAATACGGATTATCCGTTTTTTACATATCATACCATCTATCAAATGGACATTAAACGTCCACCCGAGTTTGATGCGGTTCAGATTGCCAAATGTATTGCGAATGTGACCCATGATAAAACCATTATCGGGATTGATAATTACGAAGATACCTTTTCAGTTAATCAGCTAGATACCCTTAAAAACTATATGTTCCAAACCATCTTTGCGACAGACAGTGAAACGGTCATCCAAGCCAGTGATGCCTATATCGCACAACTTCTCACAGGGGATAAAGAAAAAGACTTTAAGGCGATGCAAAAACGGGTAAGCCATTCTGAAAAAGCCTATATCTTAGTCGAAGGTAAATATGATGTAAGTTGGTTTGAAAAAGCCTTAGAATTACTTGACTTAGACGATGCGTATACGGTCTTGCCATGTGGTGGATTTGGTAATATACAATATGTAAAAGAACAACTTGATAAAGAAGGATTTCAATCGATTGTTGTGACCGATGGGGACACTTTAACCGCAAGCTCACTCAAACGTGATGTGATTGAAATGTATGTCGATCTTGATTTCTTGAAGACACATTTCGATGTCTATTTTGAAGCGCTACCAGACACTAAACAACAATTTTTCAAACATATTGATGAAAAAGAGGATGTGATTAAACATGTCTTAAGTAAATGGGCGAAACATCAATTATCTAAGGATAATCCATTTGTTAAAGAACTTAAACATTTGCTTTCTGAAAGGAGCGACTTATGAAATTTTATATTAAACAAAAAGTCTTTTCAC of Candidatus Izemoplasma sp. contains these proteins:
- the htpG gene encoding molecular chaperone HtpG codes for the protein MAKTKQFKTESKQLLELMTHSIYTHKEIFLRELISNASDAIDKRHFMALTDTDKAADYEIIIERDEDNRTLTIRDNGIGLTEEELINNLGTIANSGTKEFREKLKEAKDIEIIGQFGVGFYSSFMVAEKVVVKTRSIDSDQGYKWVSKGTSRYTISEIDRDKVGTEITLHLRENDDENEENYDEFLKEFKIKNLVKKYSDYVRYPIKMEVTKYDTPEDEDKDPVEYKELETLNSMVPLWRKNKSEITDDEYAEFYKHQFNDYEDPMKVIHTKVEGLTQYTSLLFIPKKAPFDLYSDKYEKGLQLYSKGVFIMDKNKDLLPDYFRFVKGLVDSADLNLNISRETLQQDRLVKTIAKSVETKIKTELERMMKNERETYNDLYDIYGVNFKYGVYDGFGMNKEKLQDLIMFKTTKRDDYVSLKEYVNNMKDDQKYIYYASGKNKESILSLPQMDLIKEKDYEVLLFTDDIDQFMVNVMQSYDDKEFKSINQGDLDLMDKKEEKKLKKLNKEKEEFLKAISESLGGNVKEVVLSKRLKDSPVCLVSGEGISMEMEKVLKNLPNNNDAKATQILEINPNHELFSTLEKVYESNPDSMNKYAKILYNQALLIEGMPLDNPVEFSNLMVDLMVEANKKA
- a CDS encoding HD domain-containing phosphohydrolase, with translation MKSIPKWLFNVVIASILLVVRLIELTVLTSPENHLSFFFTLPMIMASIYITKYRGIYGIIGGLLSGTLIYYGLTGVTLLPAVIYASLTVIIYLSLGILIKQNFNKKYFDRTENLYSYIVFTVVAFISAFVGSVLLGTLYLNLYGNLSFQGYVIKLLPAMTVSIVSITLPILLMHVYPIRLTLKRHLVAVIFSMFYLATLLLLFSTVNHYLTDNFFTVIIIVLFSISAYLFNFKVLIAMNASFILVSRMAFYDIVIDTEIHFDLIGIDLILFISCILFIITKKYVHTIHSQKERINQANTKLKDMFTSTIGLMQLTEWIDQDNSKNKVEYLDQVFSIATRLFDRFDAVLLAHKSGNVTRFIDAKGINIAMFKEFPVLSNLFNWQTDEPIVYQKPQENYRFIYKGNYKYLEKFLDNVSLDIRIPIRTGEDRFGALIFLTYKTSDYYVNNQEIKNIQLFQQMVNLVYNVSALNHRTNSLKDDIVLSLIRTLELFDQYTGSHSEQVADIALHIAKYLNLSQEEQTNIYWAGIVHDIGKIGVGFQIVNKKDPLTKEEYEAIKQHPVFGYNILVKSKDLTPIANLVKHHHEWYNGNGYPDGLKQGEIPVGSQILCIADAISAMSTKRPYSRRKTHEEIIAELQLYKDTQFNPKLVDIAIKCIQDGNIKIIIEDAQI
- a CDS encoding ABC transporter ATP-binding protein/permease: MLKLKNVSKYYHSNDTVAMGLRKVTVDFELGEFVAVTGESGSGKSTLLNVISGLDTYEDGELYVNEEETSYYNVADWENYRRQYIGFVFQEYNIIDSYSVYENVMIALTIQGYDKDQRSDRAKELIDRVGLTSHIHHKASKLSGGQKQRAVIARALAKDCPIIVADEPTGNLDSTSSDTIIKLLKEISKDKLVIVVTHNYDEVADYATRKIRLFDGEIVEDKQIKSYDPVDDPQDIVDYKMTRLNSLWIATKNLLRTPKRTTFTLVVGLFIALIFMFSFGSFVQNTTQTTNYYGGGYFNNISENRIIVTKFDASMFSANEINEIHALKRVRDVVNHDVLLDMQVFSFNQHANQDWVETREFYVNPATALSISDLADGRLPNNYNEIVISESTEYMVGDTIDIAYRYMYETYNEDTGEVERQMPETDTFTIVGMTNQRSRRWQENLYFHNSFLQDDDIIKHAYVSNTFGKQYIELSIQATNTTADQESNTQLWGNYQVDDSLPDNTLLVHQEFINMFADQFGYDVEATPSWLDNIAFQLVTESSFEDNTIDITLQAGADVNKESNIIYLSDNLFDQIVPDDYYQISVIVDNGYDASIVMTALEDDGFNTIYPADVTDMYGQVIQLIQTIYFGFLMALLMLVIYFISYIVLRNVQNAKKKDYLVFRSIGASKKALNRVTIYELMITMVVAFIITLGFFIINQYINTFIPNYLGYFTWTTYVAIGFILLLLAWLLGNRFNKKIFSRSVITSLKQE
- a CDS encoding ABC transporter ATP-binding protein/permease, producing the protein MIKLNHLHKYYNKNKQNEIHVINDVDITLPNKGLVMLVGPSGSGKTTLLNVLGGLDKVQTGSIQFGDTTIEKYKTTTWDIIRNREVGYIFQNYNLLKNLTVYDNIALTLNMIGIYDTDEIDKRIDYILNSMGMINYRKRKASQLSGGQQQRVAIARALAKNPSVIIADEPTGNLDSKNTQDIMNIIKSISFNKLVVLVTHEEALASQYADRIIRLKDGQIVSDDTHRATGAHAIKHDTDIYLKDLHQTHHLSNDNLTVTTYTDETLEDTLKVRLIAKNETLYIDVSSQIYDKLNLIDKDSEVRIFNEHFMADETNMFDEDAFDLESIITPKEDTVKHSVISFKDSIKMAFKRLKDTSRIGKLFYVGFALGAVLIALAVGMLSGIFRVEPTDFVSHPVETVTFPIGDNTYEDIQEIANGDDVNYIMGPLNIQMEILLPQLYQGRDLTQGVNAQVVYSDYLDQDKIIKGRTVETYDEFVMNASVANNLINGSQLNYLGITELNDLMNLQFRLNQGNSSYLMTLVGIIDDDNPVIYMKEDTVLLSNKNVGTYEMFKDEITVTGNELTKNSVYLTEKLNPTIGDTFSIGSEDYTIAGEFSGDVSVIAIASKASLTETIFIDGHNNAYSTVYLHSNNVDETIDRLQDLGIEATSTYEIELERYRARRWDDSLATIIFTIVVLSASAISYYFIIRSSLMSRIYEMSVYRALGVSKGDIRKIFVTEIAVITTITSLIGYLGMTFILYRIQILSEDYMSLIYISPLSILAGILLIYLVNTLSGLIPVSNLLRRTPAEILSKYDF
- a CDS encoding AAA family ATPase produces the protein MVEHIYIKNYKAFKKENIPLEKHTLLVGTNNSGKTTVLEALDLFFNHRMRHDFIIDRTSPVIIELQVAGKRYRKAYSPPYFDLDYKQCIGDLYDINDYAFLYIPKHIHIARLLNDILTVNMTSQLNKDIQRKIFKVADYIDGVPGNTDYPFFTYHTIYQMDIKRPPEFDAVQIAKCIANVTHDKTIIGIDNYEDTFSVNQLDTLKNYMFQTIFATDSETVIQASDAYIAQLLTGDKEKDFKAMQKRVSHSEKAYILVEGKYDVSWFEKALELLDLDDAYTVLPCGGFGNIQYVKEQLDKEGFQSIVVTDGDTLTASSLKRDVIEMYVDLDFLKTHFDVYFEALPDTKQQFFKHIDEKEDVIKHVLSKWAKHQLSKDNPFVKELKHLLSERSDL